A genomic stretch from Hemicordylus capensis ecotype Gifberg chromosome 1, rHemCap1.1.pri, whole genome shotgun sequence includes:
- the PSMC6 gene encoding 26S proteasome regulatory subunit 10B, whose product MAEPRDKALQDYRKKLLEHKEIDGRLKELREQLKELTKQYEKSENDLKALQSVGQIVGEVLKQLTEEKFIVKATNGPRYVVGCRRQLDKSKLKPGTRVALDMTTLTIMRYLPREVDPLVYNMSHEDPGNVSYSEIGGLSEQIRELREVIELPLTNPELFQRVGIIPPKGCLLYGPPGTGKTLLARAVASQLDCNFLKVVSSSIVDKYIGESARLIREMFNYARDHQPCIIFMDEIDAIGGRRFSEGTSADREIQRTLMELLNQMDGFDTLHRVKMIMATNRPDTLDPALLRPGRLDRKIHIDLPNEQARLDILKIHAGPITKHGEIDYEAIVKLSDGFNGADLRNVCTEAGMFAIRADHDYVVQEDFMKAVRKVADSKKLESKLDYKPV is encoded by the exons atggcgGAGCCCCGAGACAAGGCGCTGCAGGACTACCGCAAGAAGCTGCTGGAGCACAAGGAGATCGACGGGCGCCTCAAGGAGC TAAGAGAGCAGCTGAAGGAGCTTACCAAGCAGTATGAAAAGTCTGAAAATGATCTCAAGGCTCTGCAGAGTGTTGGGCAG atTGTTGGTGAGGTTCTTAAACAGTTAACAGAAGAGAAAT TCATTGTCAAAGCTACAAACGGACCAAGGTATGTCGTTGGCTGCCGTCGTCAG CTTGATAAAAGTAAGCTAAAGCCTGGGACAAGAGTGGCGCTGGATATGACCACCCTGACGATTATGAG ATATTTGCCAAGAGAAGTTGACCCTCTGGTTTATAACATGTCTCATGAAGATCCTGGAAATGTATCTTATTCTGAGATTGGAGGACTGTCGGAACAAATTCGGGAGCTCAGAGAG GTTATAGAGTTGCCGCTTACAAATCCAGAATTATTCCAGCGTGTGGGGATTATCCCTCCCAAAGGTTGCTTGCTCTATGGCCCACCAG GTACAGGGAAAACTCTGTTGGCCAGAGCGGTTGCCAGCCAGCTGGACTGCAATTTCCTAAAG GTTGTGTCCAGTTCCATTGTAGACAAATACATTGGCGAGAGCGCCCGGCTGATCCGAGAGATGTTCAACTATGCCAGGGATCACCAGCCCTGCATCATCTTCATGGATGAAATTGATGCAATTG GTGGTCGTCGTTTTTCCGAGGGGACTTCAGCTGACAGAGAGATTCAGAGAACTCTAATGGAG TTACTGAATCAAATGGATGGATTTGACACGCTGCATAGAGTTAAAATGATCATGGCTACAAATAGACCAGATACCTTAGATCCAGCATTGTTGCGTCCTGGGAGACTGGACAGAAAAATCC ATATTGACTTGCCAAATGAACAAGCCAGATTAGACATCCTGAAGATCCATGCTGGACCTATAACTAAACATGGTGAAATAG ATTATGAAGCAATTGTGAAGCTTTCTGATGGCTTTAATGGTGCCGACCTGAGAAATGTTTGTACTGAAGCAG GTATGTTTGCCATTCGGGCTGATCATGACTATGTAGTGCAAGAAGACTTCATGAAGGCCGTTAGGAAAGTTGCGGATTCCAAGAAGCTGGAGTCTAAGTTGGACTACAAACCTGTCTAA